A genome region from Streptomyces sp. S4.7 includes the following:
- a CDS encoding LacI family DNA-binding transcriptional regulator, with product MRDVAARAEVSAMTVSRVLKDDPRVTEATRSRVLSAVDALGYRRNETARRLRVGGSGMIGLLVTNLANPFYSRLALGVQEVAYAHGLRVLLGNTAEQVDRERGLVEDLAASQVDGMIVVPASGSHRHLTPAALRGMPLVLASRPPAGLEADCVLVDDFGGAGAATSRLIEDGHRRVGFLGNPPALYTGAERFRGYWAAHEEAGLEPDERHIRRGLSDVAAAERAAVALLSAPDAPTALFCTNNRLTHGAIRAVRALDAPVSLAGFDDFDLADVLGLPMTIASYDADEIGRRAGQMLIDRIDAGPDTPLPVRRSVVPIEVIRYGTDLT from the coding sequence ATGCGTGACGTCGCCGCTCGTGCCGAGGTCAGTGCGATGACCGTCTCCCGGGTACTCAAGGACGACCCCCGTGTCACCGAGGCGACCAGGAGTCGGGTACTGAGCGCCGTCGACGCGCTCGGCTACCGGCGCAACGAAACCGCCCGCCGTCTACGGGTCGGCGGCAGCGGGATGATCGGTCTGCTCGTCACCAACCTGGCCAACCCCTTTTACTCACGGCTCGCGCTGGGCGTCCAGGAGGTGGCCTACGCACACGGCCTGCGGGTCCTGCTCGGCAACACCGCCGAGCAGGTCGACCGGGAACGGGGACTGGTGGAAGATCTGGCCGCCAGCCAGGTGGACGGAATGATCGTGGTGCCGGCCAGCGGCAGCCACCGTCATCTGACACCGGCCGCGCTGCGCGGCATGCCCCTGGTCCTCGCCTCACGGCCGCCGGCGGGACTGGAGGCCGACTGCGTGCTGGTGGACGACTTCGGCGGAGCCGGAGCGGCCACCAGCCGACTGATCGAGGACGGACACCGGCGTGTCGGTTTCCTCGGCAACCCCCCGGCGCTCTACACCGGTGCCGAACGGTTCCGCGGCTACTGGGCCGCCCACGAAGAAGCCGGCCTGGAACCCGACGAGCGTCACATCCGCCGTGGACTGTCCGACGTGGCTGCGGCCGAACGCGCCGCCGTCGCCCTGCTGAGCGCACCAGACGCCCCCACCGCCCTCTTCTGCACCAACAACCGTCTCACCCACGGCGCCATCCGGGCGGTTCGCGCCCTCGACGCCCCGGTTTCCCTGGCCGGATTCGACGATTTCGATCTCGCGGACGTCCTTGGGCTCCCGATGACGATCGCCTCCTACGACGCCGACGAGATCGGGCGCAGGGCCGGCCAGATGCTCATCGACCGCATTGACGCCGGGCCCGACACCCCGCTGCCCGTGCGACGTTCGGTGGTCCCCATCGAGGTCATCCGATACGGGACCGACCTCACCTGA
- a CDS encoding extracellular solute-binding protein, with protein sequence MRSTGGATHWSSHPLGRRSVLAGIGAGAVATLAGCARGDSTAVKPGTISLANDNATWDQGYVAAGQELKKFTGYSLRPLSNPNPTSYKQVTQISLQTTKATDMIKWASGYYLKSLARTGELSDLSSIWTDYERKGWVTSQAREAMSYRGSVYGIPLYESYYVLFYNTTLFRKHGLKAPDTWDELLHNAEVLKKAGVVPFVATQTGNWPAYEWFQELVSKVDPDFYAELIKGKAQYTDPQAQKALQIWQDFMDNGWMTPADFDQNNGPAALKAGRVGMFLHGSWQSQGLAATGMKPGVDFDAFVMPPVESSVRRSVITESGVLAVPRKAVSHEAAMANAAHWLDPKVQKVWTDFLQDASANPLSRPGNPVMAGLKAHALKERWTLLPRYGESGPPNLIQGNTDDLGSFMTGASSPRATLRSMASRASKEWAEWERDEA encoded by the coding sequence ATGAGATCAACAGGCGGGGCGACACACTGGTCGTCCCACCCACTGGGCCGCCGCAGCGTGCTCGCGGGCATCGGAGCAGGGGCCGTGGCCACATTGGCCGGTTGCGCCCGGGGCGACAGCACCGCGGTGAAGCCCGGCACCATCTCGCTCGCCAATGACAACGCCACCTGGGACCAGGGGTATGTCGCGGCGGGGCAGGAGCTGAAGAAGTTCACTGGGTACTCACTTCGCCCCCTGTCCAACCCGAACCCCACGTCGTACAAGCAGGTCACGCAGATCTCACTGCAGACGACCAAGGCCACCGACATGATCAAGTGGGCCTCGGGCTACTACCTCAAATCACTGGCCCGCACCGGGGAACTCAGCGATCTCTCCTCGATCTGGACCGACTACGAACGCAAGGGCTGGGTCACTTCCCAGGCGCGTGAGGCGATGTCCTATCGCGGCTCCGTGTATGGGATACCGCTCTACGAGTCGTACTACGTGCTCTTCTACAACACGACCCTCTTCCGCAAGCACGGCCTCAAGGCGCCGGACACCTGGGATGAGCTGCTGCACAACGCCGAGGTGCTGAAGAAGGCCGGTGTCGTCCCGTTCGTCGCCACGCAGACCGGCAACTGGCCCGCCTACGAGTGGTTCCAGGAGCTTGTCAGCAAGGTGGACCCCGACTTCTACGCGGAATTGATCAAGGGGAAGGCGCAGTACACCGACCCGCAGGCGCAGAAGGCGCTGCAGATCTGGCAGGACTTCATGGACAACGGCTGGATGACGCCGGCCGACTTCGACCAGAACAACGGCCCTGCCGCGCTCAAGGCCGGCCGGGTCGGGATGTTCCTGCATGGTTCCTGGCAGTCGCAGGGGCTCGCCGCCACCGGCATGAAGCCGGGTGTCGACTTCGACGCCTTCGTCATGCCGCCTGTCGAATCCTCGGTACGCCGTTCTGTGATTACCGAGTCAGGTGTGCTCGCCGTCCCGCGCAAGGCGGTCTCGCACGAGGCGGCGATGGCCAACGCGGCGCACTGGCTGGACCCGAAGGTCCAGAAGGTGTGGACCGACTTCCTTCAGGACGCCTCGGCCAATCCGCTCTCCCGTCCCGGAAACCCGGTGATGGCAGGCCTCAAGGCCCATGCACTGAAGGAGCGTTGGACGCTGCTGCCCCGCTACGGCGAGTCCGGCCCGCCCAACCTCATCCAGGGCAACACCGACGACCTGGGGAGCTTCATGACCGGCGCCTCCTCACCGCGCGCCACACTGCGCAGCATGGCTAGCCGGGCGTCGAAGGAGTGGGCCGAGTGGGAGAGGGACGAGGCATGA
- a CDS encoding glycoside hydrolase family 38 C-terminal domain-containing protein: MHDDRTLTEDRLARVLDQRLRPAVHPRSLALDVSAHHICGEPVPVSEGIAGPYKPIGSGERWGPAWSTSWFRIRGTVPADWAGERVEAVLDLGFGTTQPGFSAEGLVYRTDGTPVKALNPRNSWLLIAEQAQGGEGFEFHIEAAANPLIFDFDAAGDPFIPTRAGDVASWLCADGPTGPASEPLYRLTRMDLAVFDATVWELVQDLDVLSGLMHQLPEDSTRRSQIRHAVSRALDAIDLQDISGTAGQARTLLAPALSAPAHASAHRISAVGHAHIDTAWLWPVRETVRKAARTVSNVTALMDDHPDFRFVMSQAQQLAWLKEQRPEVYARVQQKVATGQFLPTGSLWVEPDTNLSGGESLVRQFVHGKRFYLEEFGVETRDMWLPDTFGYNAALPQLMKLAGIDWFLTQKISWNTTNAFPHHTFWWEGIDGSRIFSHFPPVDSYNGDLSGADIGHTERNFRDKGPANRSLVPFGYGDGGGGPTREMLARADRLADLEGSAKVELESPAEFFTKAQQEYANAPVWVGELYLELHRGTLTSQLATKQGNRRCEHLLREAELWSATAAVRTDEPYPYAALDRIWKTVLLQQFHDILPGSSIAWVHRETEEAHQEAARELNALIDAAQRALAGPPDADGGEVVFNAAPHSRDGVPALGAMPRSTAPPSVPVRVGDDDSLVLDNGLVRITVDARGLITSAYDLTAEREALAPGTVGNLLQLHQDFPNQWDAWDIDAFYRNTVQDLTQADEVTSDGNAIEVVRSVNESRIRQRLSLPEGARRLDIDTIVEWREREKILKAAFPFDLRAGHCTSEIPFGHVQRPTHSNTSWDAARFEICAHRFLHLAEPDWGTALVNDSTYGHDVTHDVRPAGGTTTTARLSLLRAPLFPDPEADQGEHRFRYGLVLGADIGDAVREGYGFNLAERTVAGTSVVAPLVEVDHAGVVIEAVKLADDGSRDVIVRLYESLGSRAKTTLRAGFPLATATLTDLLERPLMDEPELTLTTDHVTLAFRPFQIVTVRLLPRD; the protein is encoded by the coding sequence ATGCACGACGACCGCACGCTGACCGAAGACCGACTCGCTCGGGTACTCGACCAGCGTCTCAGGCCCGCAGTCCACCCCCGCTCCCTCGCCCTCGACGTCAGCGCCCACCACATCTGCGGCGAACCCGTACCGGTGAGTGAGGGGATCGCCGGGCCCTACAAGCCGATCGGCAGCGGCGAGCGTTGGGGACCGGCCTGGTCCACCAGCTGGTTCAGGATCCGCGGCACCGTACCTGCGGATTGGGCAGGAGAACGGGTCGAAGCAGTGCTCGACCTCGGCTTCGGCACCACTCAGCCCGGGTTCTCCGCCGAAGGGCTCGTGTACCGGACGGACGGCACACCGGTGAAGGCCCTCAATCCGCGCAACTCCTGGCTCCTGATAGCCGAACAGGCCCAGGGCGGAGAGGGCTTCGAGTTTCACATCGAGGCCGCCGCCAATCCGCTGATCTTCGACTTCGACGCCGCCGGCGATCCCTTCATCCCCACCCGTGCGGGCGACGTTGCCTCCTGGCTGTGCGCCGACGGCCCCACCGGGCCTGCGAGCGAACCGTTGTACAGGCTGACCCGCATGGATCTCGCCGTCTTCGACGCCACCGTGTGGGAGCTGGTCCAGGACCTCGACGTGCTGTCCGGGCTCATGCATCAGCTTCCCGAGGACTCCACGCGCCGCAGTCAGATCCGGCACGCGGTGAGCAGGGCCCTCGACGCGATCGACCTCCAGGACATCAGCGGCACCGCAGGCCAGGCCAGGACCCTGCTGGCCCCCGCGCTCTCCGCGCCCGCGCACGCGAGCGCCCACCGCATCTCGGCCGTCGGCCATGCACACATCGACACGGCCTGGCTGTGGCCGGTCCGGGAAACCGTCCGCAAAGCGGCCCGCACCGTCTCGAACGTGACCGCACTGATGGACGACCACCCCGACTTCCGGTTCGTCATGTCCCAGGCCCAGCAACTGGCCTGGCTCAAGGAACAGCGCCCCGAGGTGTACGCCCGGGTGCAGCAGAAAGTGGCGACCGGGCAGTTCCTGCCGACCGGCAGCCTCTGGGTCGAGCCCGACACCAACCTCTCTGGCGGCGAGTCCCTGGTCCGTCAGTTCGTCCACGGCAAGCGGTTCTACCTTGAAGAATTCGGCGTCGAGACGCGCGACATGTGGCTTCCCGACACCTTTGGCTACAACGCCGCACTCCCCCAGCTCATGAAACTCGCCGGCATCGACTGGTTCCTCACGCAGAAGATCTCCTGGAACACCACGAACGCGTTCCCCCACCACACCTTCTGGTGGGAGGGCATCGACGGCTCCCGCATCTTCAGCCACTTCCCACCCGTCGACTCCTACAACGGCGACCTCTCCGGCGCCGACATCGGCCATACCGAACGCAACTTCCGCGACAAGGGGCCGGCCAACCGCTCCCTGGTGCCGTTCGGTTACGGTGACGGCGGGGGCGGACCCACCCGCGAGATGCTGGCACGCGCCGACCGGCTCGCAGATCTTGAGGGCTCAGCGAAGGTCGAGCTGGAGAGCCCCGCCGAGTTCTTCACCAAGGCACAGCAGGAGTACGCCAACGCGCCGGTATGGGTCGGCGAGCTGTACCTGGAACTCCACCGCGGCACCCTCACCAGCCAGCTCGCCACCAAGCAGGGCAACCGGCGCTGCGAACACCTCCTGCGGGAAGCGGAGTTGTGGTCCGCCACGGCCGCCGTGCGCACTGACGAGCCGTACCCGTACGCCGCACTTGACCGCATCTGGAAGACCGTTCTCCTGCAGCAGTTCCACGACATCCTGCCCGGCTCGTCCATCGCCTGGGTACACCGGGAAACGGAAGAGGCCCACCAGGAGGCAGCCCGCGAACTGAACGCCCTCATCGACGCTGCCCAGCGAGCCCTCGCCGGCCCGCCGGACGCCGACGGCGGCGAGGTCGTCTTCAACGCAGCCCCACACAGCCGCGACGGCGTGCCCGCCCTCGGCGCCATGCCCCGCAGCACGGCGCCTCCGTCGGTACCCGTACGAGTCGGCGACGACGACAGCCTCGTCCTGGACAACGGCCTTGTCCGCATCACGGTCGATGCCCGTGGGCTGATCACGTCCGCGTACGACCTGACCGCCGAGCGCGAAGCACTCGCCCCCGGAACGGTGGGCAACCTACTCCAACTCCACCAGGACTTCCCCAACCAATGGGACGCCTGGGACATCGACGCCTTCTACCGCAACACCGTGCAGGACCTCACCCAGGCCGACGAAGTCACCTCCGACGGCAACGCCATTGAGGTCGTACGAAGCGTCAACGAGTCACGCATCCGCCAACGGCTGTCCCTGCCCGAAGGGGCCCGCCGACTCGACATCGACACCATCGTCGAATGGAGAGAGCGCGAGAAGATCCTCAAGGCCGCGTTCCCCTTCGACCTCCGGGCCGGCCACTGCACCAGCGAGATCCCGTTCGGCCACGTCCAACGGCCCACCCACTCCAACACCAGTTGGGACGCGGCCCGCTTCGAGATCTGCGCCCACCGCTTCCTGCACCTCGCAGAGCCTGACTGGGGAACGGCCCTGGTCAACGATTCCACCTACGGTCACGACGTCACCCACGACGTACGGCCCGCCGGCGGTACGACAACCACGGCAAGGCTCTCGCTGCTACGCGCACCCCTCTTCCCCGACCCGGAAGCCGACCAGGGCGAACACCGGTTCCGCTACGGCCTGGTGCTCGGCGCGGACATCGGCGACGCCGTCCGCGAGGGTTACGGCTTCAACCTTGCCGAACGCACCGTCGCCGGCACAAGCGTCGTCGCCCCACTGGTCGAGGTCGACCACGCCGGCGTCGTGATCGAAGCAGTCAAGCTCGCCGACGACGGCTCAAGAGACGTGATCGTGCGGCTCTACGAGTCGCTCGGCAGCCGTGCCAAGACGACCCTCCGCGCCGGATTCCCCCTGGCCACCGCCACCCTGACCGACCTACTCGAACGCCCCCTCATGGACGAACCTGAACTGACCCTCACCACCGACCACGTAACACTCGCCTTCCGCCCGTTCCAGATCGTGACCGTACGCCTGCTCCCGCGCGACTGA
- a CDS encoding ROK family protein yields MTRLPVLEVGGTHVTAALVDMTTGLPVTDSVVRRPVPAHAGATEILDSFAEAARHIPAPGGAHWGVAIPGPFDYTAGVGKFWGIGKFEALHDLDVRAGLRDRLPHPRAISFLNDADAFALGEHHRGAAAGRSRSVCITLGTGVGSSFLCDGRPVTEGPTVPPGGRAHRISVDGLPLEEVVSRWAIRTRYARAAGLDGPAEGPDVSAIAGLARRGDRHAAETISECFTTLGRALAPWCAAFQPDVMVIGGSMARSFDLIGPALQAGLTTGPQADRTVATMELCTARRPDDAPLIGAAHWTLGHRTEGEPQDPVVFAAARAPGVVHRAARP; encoded by the coding sequence ATGACCCGGTTGCCCGTGCTGGAGGTAGGCGGCACCCACGTCACCGCCGCCTTGGTGGACATGACGACCGGACTGCCGGTCACCGACTCCGTCGTTCGTAGACCGGTGCCTGCCCACGCGGGCGCCACGGAGATCCTCGACTCCTTCGCCGAGGCCGCCCGGCACATCCCGGCGCCCGGCGGGGCGCACTGGGGCGTCGCCATACCGGGGCCGTTCGACTACACGGCCGGCGTAGGCAAGTTCTGGGGCATCGGCAAGTTCGAGGCGCTGCACGACCTCGACGTCAGAGCGGGACTGCGCGATCGGCTGCCGCATCCGCGGGCCATCAGCTTCCTCAACGACGCGGACGCCTTCGCCCTGGGGGAACACCACCGTGGGGCCGCGGCGGGACGAAGCCGGTCGGTGTGCATCACCCTCGGCACCGGCGTCGGATCCTCCTTCCTGTGTGACGGACGCCCTGTCACCGAGGGCCCCACGGTCCCGCCCGGGGGCCGGGCCCACCGCATCAGCGTCGACGGACTGCCCCTGGAGGAGGTGGTCTCGCGGTGGGCGATCCGTACGCGGTATGCCCGGGCCGCAGGTCTTGACGGACCGGCCGAAGGCCCGGACGTCAGCGCCATCGCCGGACTGGCCCGCCGAGGCGACCGGCACGCGGCCGAGACGATCAGCGAGTGTTTCACCACCCTGGGGCGGGCCCTGGCACCCTGGTGTGCCGCCTTCCAGCCGGACGTGATGGTGATCGGCGGCTCCATGGCCAGGTCCTTCGACCTCATCGGCCCCGCGCTGCAGGCCGGCCTCACCACCGGGCCACAAGCCGATCGAACCGTCGCCACGATGGAACTGTGCACCGCCCGACGGCCCGATGACGCACCCTTGATCGGCGCCGCGCACTGGACCTTGGGACACCGGACGGAGGGCGAGCCGCAGGATCCGGTCGTCTTCGCTGCCGCCCGCGCACCTGGTGTCGTCCACCGAGCAGCTCGGCCATGA
- a CDS encoding class I mannose-6-phosphate isomerase, with protein MVSGWNEAVATLPDQPTVLALDGPAALDWDEAASGIAAALRARSTEVGVLDVRERWSSTALERLCTPHADADDFFLPLAEFEMTDLFEGLLTVERPTNGVLLVFGPGAALCSPDLIWWADLPKRYAESAMAAGTLPVGVNLGRPDVPGELRRLFYTDWPVADRHRDALAPRIDRWIDVQDPQAPASLDGAAVRATLAELARQPVRTRPYFNSTAWGGKWAAEKLGFEPDNGNTALGYELIAPEAGVLVGQDAGAQVELPFQLLCVLHPEQFLGTDVHERYGTSFPIRFDYLDTVGGGNLSLHCHPQEQYMREHFGWTYTQHETYYVTASEPDSRVFLGLRQNTDVDLLRKEVEESAAHGTPLRVEDHVQTFPAEPGQLFMIPAGTPHTSGAGNLVLEISATPYLYSLRFYDWLRRASGVPRPLSHQHAFANLDTARRGTEVVEDLVQQPRVLREGAGWREELVGSLPEMFYAVHRFALDGSGPAHDDTEGRFHILNVAAGDGVVVETADGRRHDLAFAETLTVPAAVGSYRLHPIGTRPVQVVKSLVTPS; from the coding sequence GTGGTCAGCGGCTGGAACGAAGCCGTGGCGACCCTGCCCGACCAGCCGACCGTGCTCGCCCTGGACGGGCCCGCGGCCCTGGACTGGGACGAGGCCGCCAGCGGGATCGCCGCTGCGCTGCGTGCGCGGTCCACCGAAGTCGGCGTCCTCGATGTGCGCGAGCGCTGGTCATCGACAGCCCTCGAGCGGCTCTGCACCCCTCACGCCGACGCCGACGACTTCTTCCTGCCGCTCGCCGAGTTCGAGATGACCGACCTCTTCGAGGGCCTGCTGACCGTCGAACGGCCCACGAACGGCGTCTTGCTGGTCTTCGGCCCCGGCGCCGCCTTGTGCTCACCCGATCTGATCTGGTGGGCGGACCTTCCCAAGCGGTACGCCGAGAGCGCCATGGCCGCCGGAACCCTGCCCGTGGGCGTCAACCTCGGACGCCCCGACGTGCCGGGCGAGCTGCGCCGTCTCTTCTACACGGACTGGCCGGTAGCCGACCGCCACCGCGATGCGCTCGCGCCCCGGATCGACCGCTGGATCGACGTACAGGACCCGCAGGCCCCCGCTTCCCTGGACGGCGCGGCGGTGCGCGCCACCCTCGCCGAGCTCGCCCGGCAGCCCGTGCGCACCCGCCCGTACTTCAACTCCACCGCCTGGGGCGGGAAATGGGCCGCGGAGAAGCTCGGCTTCGAGCCCGACAACGGCAACACCGCACTCGGCTACGAGCTGATCGCTCCCGAAGCCGGCGTCCTCGTCGGCCAGGACGCCGGGGCACAGGTGGAGCTGCCCTTCCAGCTCCTGTGCGTCCTGCACCCCGAACAGTTCCTCGGCACGGACGTACACGAGCGCTACGGCACCTCGTTCCCGATCCGCTTCGACTACCTCGACACTGTCGGCGGCGGCAATCTGTCCCTGCACTGCCACCCGCAGGAGCAATACATGCGGGAGCACTTCGGCTGGACCTACACCCAGCACGAGACCTACTACGTCACCGCCAGCGAGCCCGACTCCCGGGTATTCCTCGGGCTGCGGCAAAATACGGACGTGGACCTGCTGCGCAAGGAAGTGGAGGAGTCCGCTGCACACGGCACACCGCTGCGCGTCGAGGACCACGTCCAGACATTCCCGGCCGAGCCCGGCCAGCTGTTCATGATCCCGGCCGGCACCCCGCACACCTCCGGCGCGGGCAACCTGGTCCTGGAGATCAGCGCCACGCCGTACCTGTACTCGCTGCGGTTCTACGACTGGCTGCGCCGCGCCTCCGGGGTGCCCAGGCCGTTGTCACACCAGCACGCCTTCGCGAACCTCGACACCGCGCGGCGCGGCACCGAGGTCGTGGAGGATCTCGTCCAGCAGCCGCGCGTCCTGCGTGAGGGCGCGGGCTGGCGCGAGGAGCTTGTCGGCTCCCTGCCCGAGATGTTCTACGCAGTCCACCGCTTCGCACTCGACGGGTCAGGCCCGGCACACGACGACACGGAAGGCCGTTTCCACATCCTCAACGTCGCCGCCGGTGACGGAGTGGTAGTGGAGACCGCCGACGGCCGGCGTCACGACCTCGCGTTCGCCGAGACGCTTACCGTGCCGGCGGCGGTAGGCAGTTACCGTCTGCACCCCATCGGCACACGGCCCGTACAGGTCGTCAAGTCCCTGGTGACACCCTCATGA
- a CDS encoding sugar ABC transporter permease encodes MSSSVEQRRSPLPASPAPTDPRPLRSTPGQRPGRRIREKLAGAGFLAPAVLVVSALLLLPFASTVYRSFFDDRRISGFAGLDNYALFLSDPALTRSIQNTLMWVVGTVALPMVLGLAIAVLTHSGGWSRGARLLVVLPYALSGSAVAVVWNFVLTTDGAANQVLKAFGMDSFAQGWLLEWPGNTLVMIVANTWQAAGVAVILFLVGLQTIPPETLEAADLDGATGWRKFWFVILPQLRTVSVIVVGTSLVGGLKSFDLIWVLTQGGPGRQSETLAVSMYQETFLALHPGAGAGVAVVLTAIVLLASWLYLRRQLTPKGN; translated from the coding sequence ATGAGTTCTTCCGTCGAGCAGCGGCGATCGCCGCTCCCCGCGTCACCGGCCCCGACCGACCCGCGGCCCCTCCGCTCCACGCCCGGGCAGCGTCCCGGGAGGCGGATACGGGAGAAGCTGGCCGGGGCCGGGTTCCTGGCTCCCGCCGTACTCGTGGTGAGCGCACTGCTGCTGCTCCCCTTCGCCTCGACCGTCTACCGGAGCTTCTTCGACGACCGGCGCATCTCGGGCTTCGCCGGTCTCGACAACTACGCCCTCTTCCTCAGCGACCCGGCGCTGACCCGGTCGATCCAGAACACCCTGATGTGGGTGGTCGGCACAGTCGCACTGCCGATGGTGCTGGGCCTGGCCATCGCGGTGCTGACGCACAGCGGCGGGTGGTCCCGTGGGGCACGCCTGCTCGTCGTCCTTCCTTACGCTCTGTCCGGATCGGCCGTGGCGGTGGTGTGGAACTTCGTTCTCACCACCGACGGCGCCGCGAACCAGGTGCTCAAGGCGTTCGGCATGGATTCGTTCGCCCAGGGCTGGCTCCTGGAGTGGCCGGGCAACACGCTGGTGATGATCGTCGCCAACACGTGGCAGGCCGCGGGCGTCGCGGTGATCCTCTTCCTGGTCGGCCTCCAGACCATCCCGCCCGAGACCCTGGAGGCCGCCGACCTGGACGGTGCGACGGGCTGGCGGAAGTTCTGGTTCGTCATCCTGCCCCAGCTGCGGACCGTCTCGGTGATCGTCGTCGGCACCAGCCTGGTCGGCGGGCTCAAGTCCTTCGACCTGATCTGGGTGCTCACCCAGGGCGGGCCCGGTCGGCAGTCAGAGACGCTCGCGGTCTCGATGTACCAGGAGACCTTCCTCGCCCTGCACCCCGGAGCGGGCGCGGGGGTCGCGGTCGTCCTTACCGCAATCGTGCTGCTCGCCTCGTGGCTGTATCTACGGCGTCAGCTGACCCCGAAAGGCAACTGA
- a CDS encoding carbohydrate ABC transporter permease, producing the protein MTTIRTTRRSAPRARPTPGRILRNTTLVVISLAWAAPTWLLLVNAMVPAADYSGAPHWWPQGFGLFDNMSQAWTKADLGPSMGNSLLYAVTSAAAAILVATTAAFATVIMPVKHKTLWFWLIYSGTLLPLQVFLRPLFLAYADIGLYDAQFGLFLVYVAIAIPFAYFIMRNFALTLAPEIIEAARMDGASWWRIFWQIHVPLSRSAMVAAFVFQFVAVWNDLLFGITLSTSSNIRPVMAALAELQGNYSNVGPPVVLGGALLVSLPTVVLFFSAQRFFVSSLKLHG; encoded by the coding sequence ATGACCACCATCCGCACCACACGGAGGTCCGCTCCGCGAGCGCGGCCCACGCCGGGCCGGATCCTGCGCAACACGACCCTGGTGGTCATATCTCTGGCCTGGGCCGCGCCCACCTGGCTGCTCCTTGTCAACGCCATGGTGCCGGCCGCCGATTACAGCGGCGCGCCCCACTGGTGGCCGCAGGGCTTCGGTCTCTTCGACAACATGTCGCAAGCCTGGACGAAGGCGGACCTCGGCCCCTCCATGGGCAACAGCCTGCTCTACGCCGTCACCAGTGCCGCCGCCGCCATCCTGGTGGCCACCACGGCCGCGTTCGCGACGGTCATCATGCCGGTCAAGCACAAGACGCTGTGGTTCTGGCTGATCTACTCGGGCACCCTGCTGCCGCTCCAGGTCTTCCTGCGGCCACTGTTCCTGGCGTACGCCGATATCGGGCTCTATGACGCCCAGTTCGGGCTGTTCCTGGTGTACGTGGCCATCGCCATCCCGTTCGCGTATTTCATCATGCGCAACTTCGCGCTGACCTTGGCGCCGGAGATCATCGAGGCCGCCCGCATGGACGGGGCGTCGTGGTGGCGGATCTTCTGGCAGATCCACGTGCCGCTGTCCCGGTCCGCCATGGTGGCCGCGTTCGTCTTCCAGTTCGTCGCCGTCTGGAACGACCTGCTGTTCGGCATCACGCTGTCCACCAGCAGCAACATCCGCCCGGTGATGGCCGCGCTTGCCGAACTCCAGGGCAACTACTCCAACGTTGGCCCGCCCGTGGTCCTCGGCGGCGCGCTGCTCGTCTCGCTGCCGACCGTCGTCCTGTTCTTCTCGGCACAGCGCTTCTTCGTCAGCAGCCTCAAGCTGCACGGCTGA